In Bacteroidales bacterium, a single genomic region encodes these proteins:
- a CDS encoding sensor histidine kinase, whose protein sequence is MVRLIALIISIVLQIIAAATALRFMKLTKYRLSWILLSLSFAFMAVRSVIQLFEFFRGTPSYTWKMIDEWMGVLVSIMIIGGVILIRELFYSLKKADTDRVRTEKRVINAIINTEENERKRFAKDLHDGLGPILSTVKMSLSALTDRIKDQSGTIILNNTNHLVNEAINTIKDISNNLSPHVLTNFGLSSAIGAFTTKINQTKAVEIIFKSNMENQRLENEKEVVIYRAACELINNSILHSGASKIEIELNKHEKFVTLQFYDNGRGFDTSTLSKEDTKGMGLSNIETRVKTVEGVFILESTPGKGTSALIKMIE, encoded by the coding sequence ATGGTAAGACTAATTGCCTTAATAATTTCAATTGTACTGCAGATAATTGCCGCAGCGACAGCATTAAGGTTTATGAAGCTTACCAAATACCGTCTATCCTGGATACTGCTTTCATTATCTTTTGCTTTTATGGCAGTCAGGAGTGTTATCCAGCTATTCGAATTCTTCAGGGGTACACCTTCATACACATGGAAGATGATAGACGAATGGATGGGTGTTCTTGTATCAATTATGATTATTGGCGGGGTAATTCTTATACGTGAATTATTCTATTCTCTTAAGAAGGCAGATACTGACAGGGTGCGTACTGAAAAACGTGTTATTAACGCAATAATAAATACAGAGGAGAACGAGAGGAAAAGGTTTGCAAAAGATCTTCACGACGGCCTGGGACCTATACTATCAACAGTCAAGATGTCACTCTCTGCCCTCACCGACAGAATTAAAGATCAGTCAGGAACAATAATTTTAAACAACACCAATCATCTTGTTAATGAAGCCATAAACACCATAAAAGACATTTCAAATAACCTTAGTCCTCATGTTCTTACCAACTTTGGACTCTCAAGTGCAATAGGAGCTTTTACGACAAAAATAAATCAGACCAAAGCTGTTGAGATCATTTTCAAATCGAATATGGAAAATCAGCGTCTCGAAAACGAAAAGGAAGTAGTTATCTATAGGGCTGCCTGTGAATTAATTAACAATTCTATTCTTCATTCAGGGGCGTCAAAAATTGAGATAGAATTAAACAAACACGAAAAATTTGTTACCTTGCAGTTCTATGATAATGGTCGCGGATTCGATACCTCGACACTAAGTAAAGAGGATACAAAAGGTATGGGATTATCTAATATTGAAACACGTGTAAAAACTGTTGAAGGTGTATTTATTCTTGAAAGCACACCCGGAAAAGGAACAAGCGCTCTTATTAAAATGATTGAATAG
- a CDS encoding MmcQ/YjbR family DNA-binding protein, producing MDIESLRDHCIALKGVEECFPFGDDTLVFKTGGKIFALVNLDGDLSINLKCDPAFAIELRERYSSVIPGYHMNKKHWNTIYIDGTIPDKEILEWIDHSYGLIKVNT from the coding sequence ATGGACATTGAATCATTAAGAGATCATTGCATTGCACTTAAGGGAGTTGAGGAGTGTTTTCCTTTCGGAGACGATACTCTTGTGTTTAAAACCGGCGGAAAGATTTTTGCCCTTGTAAACCTCGATGGGGACCTGAGCATTAATCTGAAGTGTGACCCGGCTTTCGCTATCGAATTAAGAGAAAGGTATTCTTCAGTAATACCGGGATACCATATGAATAAAAAGCACTGGAATACGATATATATTGATGGTACAATTCCGGATAAGGAAATTCTAGAATGGATAGATCATTCTTATGGTCTGATTAAAGTCAATACCTGA
- a CDS encoding 3-deoxy-D-manno-octulosonic acid transferase yields the protein MIVLYNLGILIFNILAHIIAPFNSKAKLWAEGRKNWEKKITDKIKPGERTMWIHCASLGEFEQGRPVIEALREEIPSLKIVLTFFSPSGYEIRKNYAGADCIIYLPSDTPGNSSKFIKLVNPEFVIFVKYEFWNNYISAVYEKDIPLYLVSGIFRPGQSFFKWYGSFFRKMLRKFEKIYVQDERSQGLLKGIGLTNSEVAGDTRFDRVKQLTGTAREIPQLEHFRGKEKMFLAGSSWKPDEEIIAQYINNSPDKMKWVFAPHEIDSAHIDRLEKLFSVKVARFSQFSEKSADARVLIIDNIGMLSSAYKYASIAAIGGGFGKGIHNILEPACWGIPVLFGPKYKKFKEAVDLINAKGAMTFDSFEKFSDILDNWLSDELFYLKSAKTAGEYVNNNTGATDVIIKEIIRKDINKHHS from the coding sequence ATGATAGTTTTATACAATTTGGGGATATTGATTTTTAATATTTTAGCTCATATTATTGCACCTTTCAATTCCAAGGCAAAGTTATGGGCTGAAGGAAGGAAAAACTGGGAGAAAAAAATAACGGATAAAATAAAGCCGGGAGAGAGGACAATGTGGATTCATTGTGCTTCACTTGGAGAGTTTGAGCAGGGTAGACCGGTTATTGAAGCATTAAGGGAAGAGATTCCGTCGTTAAAAATTGTTCTTACTTTTTTTTCACCCTCAGGATATGAGATCAGAAAAAACTATGCCGGTGCTGATTGCATCATTTACCTCCCTTCAGATACCCCAGGAAACTCATCAAAATTCATAAAACTGGTAAATCCCGAATTTGTGATATTTGTCAAATATGAGTTCTGGAACAATTATATATCAGCTGTTTATGAGAAAGATATTCCATTGTATCTTGTTTCAGGGATATTCCGTCCCGGACAATCTTTTTTTAAATGGTATGGTTCTTTTTTCAGAAAGATGTTAAGGAAATTTGAGAAAATCTATGTTCAGGATGAGAGGTCGCAGGGACTGTTAAAGGGAATCGGCCTGACAAATTCAGAAGTGGCTGGCGATACCCGTTTCGACAGAGTAAAACAACTTACAGGGACTGCACGGGAAATCCCACAGCTTGAACACTTCAGGGGTAAAGAGAAAATGTTTCTTGCCGGAAGCAGCTGGAAGCCTGATGAAGAGATAATTGCGCAGTATATTAACAATTCGCCGGACAAAATGAAATGGGTATTTGCGCCACATGAAATAGATTCAGCACACATTGATCGCCTTGAAAAGTTATTTTCAGTAAAGGTAGCCAGGTTCTCGCAGTTCAGTGAGAAATCTGCAGATGCAAGAGTTCTGATAATTGATAATATCGGAATGCTATCATCAGCGTATAAATATGCCAGTATAGCTGCTATTGGAGGAGGGTTCGGAAAAGGAATCCACAATATACTGGAACCTGCCTGCTGGGGAATACCTGTTTTATTCGGACCGAAGTACAAAAAATTCAAAGAGGCGGTTGATTTAATTAATGCGAAGGGGGCAATGACTTTTGATTCATTTGAAAAATTCTCAGATATACTTGATAACTGGTTGTCTGATGAGCTATTTTACTTAAAATCAGCAAAAACGGCCGGAGAGTATGTTAACAATAACACAGGTGCGACGGATGTAATTATCAAAGAAATCATCCGAAAAGATATTAACAAACACCACTCATAA
- a CDS encoding TonB-dependent receptor plug domain-containing protein, giving the protein MKSSILFVLLLSLLSIQISYAQKSNKKIKITGTVVDAASRPVEGAIILIDGVKTDVSTNPNGQFSIKTQSTAKSITVISLFTNTVKTTDIDGRTVVNITLDKAGTNTNAQGPKEKETVDIGYGTSGKDQSSTSGTKTNLNKASSKTYLNIYDMIKSEVPGVQVSGTSIRLQQGTTSLSSPTEVLFVVDGTIVNQIDGLIPSQVRSISLLKGSAASIYGARGANGVLVFTTIK; this is encoded by the coding sequence ATGAAAAGCAGTATTCTTTTTGTTTTGTTACTTTCTCTTCTTTCAATTCAGATTTCTTATGCTCAGAAATCTAATAAAAAAATTAAAATTACCGGTACTGTAGTTGATGCAGCCAGCAGGCCGGTTGAAGGAGCAATAATTTTAATTGACGGAGTAAAGACCGACGTGTCAACAAACCCAAATGGTCAGTTCAGCATTAAAACCCAATCTACTGCCAAATCAATAACCGTAATATCTCTTTTTACCAATACTGTAAAAACTACTGATATAGATGGGCGTACCGTAGTCAATATTACTCTTGACAAAGCAGGCACAAATACAAATGCCCAGGGACCAAAAGAAAAAGAGACTGTTGATATCGGTTATGGCACATCGGGTAAGGACCAGTCCTCAACTTCTGGTACCAAAACTAACTTAAACAAAGCCTCCTCAAAAACATATCTTAATATTTATGACATGATCAAAAGTGAGGTTCCGGGGGTACAGGTATCTGGCACATCAATTCGATTGCAGCAAGGCACGACATCTCTTTCCTCTCCCACAGAAGTTCTCTTTGTAGTTGACGGTACCATTGTTAACCAGATAGATGGTCTTATTCCATCTCAGGTCCGATCTATATCATTGTTAAAGGGCTCTGCCGCCTCTATATATGGTGCAAGAGGGGCTAACGGAGTCCTTGTATTCACTACTATTAAGTAG
- a CDS encoding response regulator transcription factor: MGKIKIIIADDHQLFRNGLKILLNAFPEFEVVGEASNGEEFLKLLRNTAADVALMDINMPEMDGIEATRKGLKLCPEIDIIALSMYGEEEYYYKMVDAGAKGFLVKDSDISEVKEAILTVRKGGSYFSQELLYHVIQKIKHREHESKSANLSKREKEILFKICEGLSNQEIAETLFISKRTVDKHRANLLGKTNSKNTASLILFAIRNKLIEI, translated from the coding sequence ATGGGAAAAATTAAGATAATAATAGCAGACGATCACCAGCTTTTTCGCAACGGATTGAAAATTCTTCTTAATGCTTTCCCCGAATTTGAGGTTGTAGGGGAAGCATCCAACGGTGAGGAGTTTCTTAAACTTCTCAGAAATACTGCTGCTGATGTCGCTCTTATGGATATTAATATGCCTGAAATGGATGGTATAGAGGCTACCAGAAAAGGCCTGAAACTCTGTCCCGAAATTGATATTATTGCCCTCTCAATGTACGGTGAAGAGGAATACTACTATAAAATGGTTGATGCCGGGGCTAAAGGATTCCTTGTTAAGGATTCTGATATCTCGGAAGTCAAAGAAGCAATTCTCACAGTTAGAAAGGGTGGCAGCTACTTCTCACAGGAACTTCTCTATCATGTTATTCAGAAGATCAAGCACCGCGAACACGAAAGCAAATCAGCCAACCTCTCCAAGAGGGAAAAGGAAATACTCTTTAAGATCTGCGAGGGACTTTCAAACCAGGAGATTGCTGAGACTCTTTTTATAAGCAAAAGAACCGTCGATAAACACAGAGCCAATCTTCTGGGAAAAACTAACTCGAAGAATACAGCTAGCCTTATTCTTTTTGCTATCAGAAACAAACTTATTGAAATCTAA
- a CDS encoding YraN family protein, translating into MAESHDLGQKGEEVATEHLKKSGYKILFRNWKYGKHEIDIIAEKKDVVVFAEVKTRTDDFQMDPRTAINREKQKSIILAADGYIKRYSVDKDSRFDVIIVIKKNDQFEVDHIEDAFYPTLR; encoded by the coding sequence ATGGCAGAATCACACGATCTGGGTCAAAAAGGAGAAGAAGTGGCTACTGAACATCTTAAAAAGTCAGGCTATAAAATCCTCTTCAGAAACTGGAAGTACGGAAAGCATGAAATAGATATCATTGCTGAGAAGAAAGATGTTGTTGTATTCGCTGAAGTTAAAACACGGACTGATGATTTTCAGATGGATCCGAGAACTGCAATAAACAGGGAAAAACAAAAATCAATAATTCTGGCGGCTGACGGTTATATTAAAAGGTATAGTGTTGATAAGGATAGCCGGTTTGATGTGATTATAGTAATTAAAAAGAATGACCAATTTGAAGTTGATCACATTGAGGATGCATTTTATCCAACCTTAAGATAA
- a CDS encoding DUF1080 domain-containing protein has translation MPEDSTIRMTHFQTEIWDPEIPMIQPAAQIGDPPADAIILFNGTDINKEWEEVSRGGIRPATWVIKDGAMVSVQGSGSLKTKRVFNDFQLHIEWKTPSEITGKSQGRGNSGVYLQDLYELQILDSWHNRTYRNGQAGSFYKQYPPLVNASRKPGEWQVYDIVYTAPRFDDDSTTYFTPPRATVFHNGMLIQNNVALRGPTTYVGIPEYLIKKHGAGSIQLQQHGNPVAFRNIWIREL, from the coding sequence ATGCCGGAAGATTCGACTATAAGGATGACTCATTTTCAGACAGAAATATGGGATCCTGAAATTCCAATGATTCAACCGGCTGCACAAATTGGTGATCCACCCGCAGATGCTATTATTTTATTTAACGGTACTGATATAAATAAAGAATGGGAAGAAGTATCCCGCGGCGGAATCCGTCCTGCAACCTGGGTAATTAAGGATGGTGCTATGGTTTCAGTGCAGGGATCAGGATCATTGAAAACAAAGCGTGTTTTTAATGATTTTCAGTTACATATCGAATGGAAAACGCCTTCTGAAATAACAGGGAAAAGTCAGGGGAGGGGGAATAGCGGAGTATATTTACAGGATCTTTATGAACTGCAGATTTTGGATAGCTGGCACAATCGAACATACCGTAACGGTCAGGCAGGTTCTTTCTATAAACAATATCCCCCTCTGGTAAATGCTAGCAGAAAACCAGGAGAATGGCAGGTTTACGATATTGTATATACGGCTCCCCGATTTGACGATGACAGTACAACCTATTTTACTCCTCCGAGAGCAACCGTATTTCATAATGGAATGTTAATACAGAACAATGTTGCCTTAAGAGGCCCCACTACTTATGTTGGAATTCCGGAATATCTAATAAAAAAACATGGTGCAGGGAGTATACAGTTACAGCAGCATGGTAATCCGGTTGCCTTCCGTAATATTTGGATACGGGAATTGTAA
- a CDS encoding TonB-dependent receptor has protein sequence MMNHFKRMFTMLIFLCISVMVFGQASTTSGINGKIVDPAGKALAGATVLAVHVPSGSQYGALANGEGFFSIQGMRPGGPYTIEISFIGYSKKTINDISLLLGESFVLNTGLEESSTQLSEVVVVGAKAPVFNSEKNGTSINISNRQLTAMPTINRSINDLTRLTPQSNGNQIGGGNYRQNFITVDGAQFNNAFGIGTNLPGNGAPISLDAIDQISVNITPYDVRQSGFIGASVNAVTRSGSNEFSGSVYTYMQNEKYKGNFVAGDKFTRTQSDYSMMGVRLGGPIIKNKLFFFLNYEQEKTTVPGPSRVAATPEAPADFKNIARPTAANLQMISDYLRDNYGYETGPYQGYSFESPGLKFLARVDWNINKNHKLNVRYSYHESKVPSNPSTSVSPFGSLYTGNRQSMDAMWFKNSGYFQERNFTSLSAELNSSLLGGKFMNTLRTTYSFQDEPRSTVGKTFPFVDILDAGRPYTSFGTELFSYGNLREVGTITITDDVTWSMGINNFTAGLEYEHDNTRNGFQRFGTSFYVFNSWNDFVSGARPKDFGITFSNSPGYAQAFPTFKYAQISGYLQDEIIVSSKLKIVAGIRLDLPSYPEPLPEHPIISTLDFNGQTFNSSQLPKTSVMVSPRLGFNYDISEDRSLVLRGGTGIFTGRIPFVWIVSQAGDAGMIQTTQNYSGAAVPAYVTGFNPDPRAYLPDPQPAAGTIIPGTFTILSENFKMPQTWKTSAALDAKLPWGLKGTVEGIFNKDINTAFFENPGLKDPSNLNIAGYPDNRLIYPNANVDRYYVLHTAGVPSPTGTSGVNPILLVNKKGGYYWSATAKLEKAFSNGFAGMIAYTHSEARNLVDGSGDQPSSAWTGNANVNGANSAELSYTSYINPNKIIANLSYRFDYLEHMATSISFFYEGASSGRFSYTYSNNILRDGAGSNNLIYIPRDNSEITLVNQTVNGFVWTADAQMDALFNYINQDKYLSSHKGQYAERNGAVMPWRNSIDLKLMQDFYIDVAGKRNTIQISLDILNFANLLNNKWGIAQSYNQGNILAQTNTSSIVPGGTVRPTFRLNPYNNTMLTKTFSNNISYASTYSMQLGIRYIFN, from the coding sequence ATGATGAATCATTTCAAGCGAATGTTTACAATGTTGATCTTCCTGTGCATCTCAGTTATGGTGTTCGGGCAGGCATCAACTACATCCGGAATAAATGGTAAAATAGTTGATCCTGCGGGTAAAGCACTTGCCGGAGCAACTGTTCTTGCTGTTCATGTTCCCTCAGGATCTCAGTACGGAGCTCTTGCAAATGGCGAAGGCTTTTTCTCTATCCAGGGTATGCGTCCGGGCGGACCTTATACCATTGAGATTTCATTTATCGGCTACTCAAAGAAGACAATTAATGACATCTCATTATTGTTGGGTGAATCATTTGTTTTGAATACAGGCCTTGAAGAATCAAGCACACAGCTTAGTGAAGTTGTTGTTGTTGGTGCAAAAGCTCCAGTATTCAATTCAGAAAAGAATGGAACATCAATAAATATCAGCAACCGTCAGTTGACTGCTATGCCAACAATTAACAGAAGTATTAATGATCTTACCCGTTTAACTCCACAGTCTAACGGAAACCAGATCGGTGGCGGTAACTATCGTCAGAACTTCATAACAGTTGACGGTGCACAGTTTAATAACGCATTCGGTATCGGAACAAACCTCCCCGGTAACGGTGCTCCAATTTCTCTTGATGCTATTGATCAGATTTCTGTTAATATCACTCCTTATGATGTTCGTCAGAGCGGTTTTATCGGAGCTTCCGTTAACGCAGTTACACGTTCAGGCAGCAACGAATTCTCAGGATCTGTTTATACTTACATGCAGAATGAAAAATACAAAGGCAATTTTGTTGCAGGTGATAAATTTACCCGTACACAGTCTGATTATAGTATGATGGGTGTACGTCTCGGCGGACCAATCATTAAAAATAAACTATTTTTCTTCCTGAACTATGAGCAGGAAAAAACAACAGTTCCCGGTCCTTCAAGAGTTGCTGCAACTCCTGAAGCACCTGCAGATTTCAAAAATATTGCACGTCCGACAGCTGCTAACCTGCAGATGATTAGTGATTATCTTCGCGATAATTATGGTTATGAAACCGGTCCGTATCAGGGTTACTCATTCGAGAGTCCTGGTTTGAAATTCCTTGCCAGAGTAGACTGGAACATTAATAAAAACCATAAATTAAATGTTCGTTACAGCTACCACGAAAGTAAGGTGCCAAGTAATCCAAGTACCTCTGTTTCACCATTTGGATCACTTTATACCGGAAACAGACAGAGCATGGATGCTATGTGGTTTAAAAACTCAGGTTATTTCCAGGAGAGAAACTTCACTTCACTTTCTGCTGAGTTAAACTCATCATTATTGGGCGGAAAATTCATGAATACACTGCGTACAACTTATTCTTTCCAGGATGAGCCCCGCAGTACAGTGGGAAAAACATTCCCGTTTGTTGATATACTAGATGCCGGACGTCCATATACTTCATTCGGAACAGAACTTTTCTCATATGGTAACCTGAGAGAAGTAGGAACAATAACAATTACTGATGATGTTACATGGTCGATGGGGATCAATAATTTTACTGCCGGACTAGAGTATGAGCACGATAATACCAGAAATGGATTCCAGCGTTTCGGAACAAGCTTCTATGTATTTAATTCATGGAATGATTTTGTATCTGGTGCAAGACCTAAGGATTTTGGAATTACTTTCTCTAACTCACCAGGTTATGCTCAGGCTTTCCCAACATTCAAATATGCACAGATCTCAGGTTATCTGCAGGATGAGATAATTGTAAGTTCAAAGTTAAAGATAGTTGCAGGTATACGTTTAGACCTGCCTTCATATCCGGAGCCACTTCCTGAACATCCTATTATCTCAACTCTCGACTTTAATGGTCAGACTTTCAATTCATCACAGCTGCCAAAAACATCGGTTATGGTTTCTCCACGTTTGGGATTTAACTATGACATATCAGAAGACCGTTCACTCGTTCTTCGCGGAGGAACAGGAATTTTCACCGGACGTATTCCTTTTGTATGGATCGTTTCACAGGCCGGAGATGCAGGTATGATTCAGACTACACAGAACTATTCAGGAGCTGCAGTTCCAGCTTACGTTACAGGATTTAATCCTGATCCGCGTGCTTATCTGCCCGATCCACAGCCGGCAGCTGGTACAATAATACCTGGTACTTTCACAATCCTGTCAGAAAACTTCAAGATGCCTCAGACCTGGAAGACCAGCGCTGCACTTGATGCAAAACTCCCATGGGGATTGAAAGGAACAGTTGAAGGTATCTTCAATAAAGATATTAATACTGCCTTCTTTGAAAATCCGGGACTTAAAGATCCCTCTAACCTTAATATTGCAGGCTATCCTGATAACAGGCTTATTTATCCTAATGCAAACGTTGATAGATACTATGTTCTTCACACAGCCGGTGTTCCTAGTCCAACAGGTACTTCAGGTGTAAATCCTATTCTTCTTGTAAACAAAAAAGGCGGTTATTACTGGTCAGCAACTGCAAAACTTGAAAAAGCTTTCAGTAACGGTTTTGCCGGAATGATTGCTTATACACACAGTGAAGCCAGAAACCTTGTTGATGGCAGCGGTGATCAGCCATCTTCAGCATGGACAGGAAACGCAAACGTAAATGGTGCAAACAGCGCTGAATTAAGCTATACAAGTTATATTAACCCTAACAAGATAATTGCAAATTTATCTTACAGGTTTGATTATCTTGAGCATATGGCTACTTCAATTTCATTTTTCTATGAAGGAGCTTCATCAGGCCGTTTCTCTTATACATATTCAAATAACATCCTTCGCGATGGTGCCGGATCAAATAACCTGATCTATATTCCAAGGGATAATTCAGAGATCACTCTTGTTAATCAGACGGTTAATGGTTTTGTCTGGACAGCTGATGCACAGATGGATGCATTGTTTAATTACATCAATCAGGACAAATATCTGAGTTCCCACAAAGGTCAGTATGCTGAACGTAACGGAGCAGTAATGCCCTGGAGAAACAGCATAGACCTGAAACTTATGCAGGATTTCTATATTGATGTAGCCGGAAAGAGAAACACCATTCAGATCAGTCTTGATATCCTGAACTTTGCCAACCTCTTAAATAATAAGTGGGGCATCGCTCAGTCATACAACCAGGGCAACATTCTTGCACAGACAAATACTTCAAGTATTGTTCCCGGCGGCACAGTAAGACCAACTTTCAGATTGAA
- a CDS encoding RagB/SusD family nutrient uptake outer membrane protein, which translates to MKKLTLYLSLIMLLGLFTVGCTDLEEEVYSQLPMDSYGATEAEVNSLVAPIYTRLRDFNCVGSPAPKENSSDMSITPTRRGGDWWDGGAYKEMTQGTWRPQTSPAIGTYNTSYSRITNFNQIIYLIENSPAISNKEPYLSQVRAARAQRYIELIDFYGNVPLVTDFTDLTKPSTKPRAEVYAWVLSELNDIKDKIRSDVSASSYGKFTKGSVYFMLAKMYLNAEVWNPAGGPKWQECIDACNVIMSLPYSLEPNWKEQFSAANDNSKEAILVAVNSISSSFPARGYTLHYLDPQALGIPGSANNGICAMPDYVKSFDPDDKRYLGSFMIGPMISASTGKQIITAHGRPLIHTVDVTMKYSVDADGWGQVEQEDGARCNKWEFKKGATAMENDCAIYRLADVYLMKAECLVRLGTDNTEATRLVNELRKRAFTDPAKLKASVTLNDIYMERRFELAWENWGRQDMIRFGTFLNPIPVFRPKALPAFRLLFPIPQTAIDANPNLTQNPGY; encoded by the coding sequence ATGAAAAAGTTAACACTATACTTATCATTAATAATGCTCTTAGGATTATTTACTGTGGGATGTACTGATCTGGAGGAAGAGGTTTATTCTCAGCTGCCTATGGATTCATACGGGGCAACAGAAGCGGAGGTAAATTCATTAGTTGCTCCTATATATACGCGTCTGAGGGATTTTAACTGCGTTGGCAGTCCCGCTCCGAAAGAAAACAGTTCTGATATGTCGATTACTCCGACCAGAAGAGGTGGAGACTGGTGGGATGGAGGCGCTTATAAAGAAATGACACAGGGTACATGGAGGCCACAGACAAGTCCTGCCATTGGTACATATAATACAAGTTATTCACGTATTACAAACTTCAATCAGATTATTTATCTGATAGAAAATAGTCCGGCCATTAGCAATAAAGAGCCATATCTGAGCCAGGTAAGAGCTGCAAGGGCGCAGAGGTATATAGAATTGATTGACTTTTACGGAAACGTACCACTCGTGACTGATTTTACTGACCTTACCAAACCAAGCACAAAACCACGTGCAGAGGTTTATGCATGGGTTTTATCTGAGTTAAACGATATAAAAGATAAAATAAGATCAGATGTTAGTGCATCGAGTTATGGAAAGTTTACTAAGGGGTCAGTGTACTTCATGCTTGCTAAAATGTATCTGAACGCCGAGGTATGGAATCCGGCAGGTGGTCCGAAATGGCAGGAGTGTATTGACGCATGTAATGTTATTATGTCGCTTCCCTATTCTCTTGAACCTAACTGGAAAGAGCAGTTTAGTGCTGCCAATGATAATTCCAAGGAGGCGATACTTGTAGCTGTAAACAGCATATCCAGTTCATTTCCGGCCCGTGGTTACACTCTTCATTATCTTGATCCTCAGGCTCTGGGAATTCCGGGAAGCGCAAATAATGGAATATGTGCCATGCCTGATTATGTTAAATCATTTGACCCTGATGACAAGCGTTATCTTGGAAGTTTCATGATTGGTCCGATGATAAGTGCTTCTACCGGAAAACAAATTATTACAGCTCACGGAAGACCACTTATTCATACTGTTGATGTTACAATGAAATACTCTGTTGATGCAGACGGATGGGGTCAGGTTGAACAGGAAGATGGTGCCCGTTGCAATAAATGGGAGTTTAAGAAAGGTGCTACCGCAATGGAAAATGACTGTGCAATATACAGACTCGCAGATGTTTATCTTATGAAAGCGGAATGTCTTGTAAGGCTTGGGACAGATAATACTGAGGCTACCCGTCTTGTAAATGAACTCAGAAAAAGAGCTTTCACCGATCCTGCAAAACTTAAAGCCAGTGTTACATTGAATGATATTTACATGGAGCGCCGGTTTGAGTTGGCATGGGAAAACTGGGGAAGACAGGATATGATCAGATTTGGTACGTTTTTAAATCCGATCCCTGTCTTCAGACCTAAGGCACTTCCTGCATTTCGCTTGTTGTTTCCAATACCTCAAACTGCAATAGATGCAAATCCGAATTTAACACAAAACCCCGGATATTAA